The nucleotide window GCCATGCAGACACTGGTCAACAAGCGAGCCAGCGAATCCGAGCTCTTTAAGCAATCCCGCGCCGAAGGCTTCGTCACCATGCGTGAGTACGGCTGGCGCAAAGTGCTCGAAGGAGCCACCAGCATCGAAGAAGTCCTCCGCGTCACCAGTGAGGACGCAGAGTGACCCACCGTCACTCCAACCGAACTCGCCCTGCGGTCACGATAAGAGCTTCTCATCAAGATGCTCAGCAAAGGGACGTTTTACCCTTCGGATTCGACACGAATGCCTTCAGAGCCGGAATACTGCCAAAATGGACATCTAGCTTTCGGATTGTCCCTGCCATCAGCGGCCCTTGCACCTCTCTTGCGGGAAGCTACTCTCCCCGCCCCCAATGCCCCGCGTACATATCAAAACCTACGGCTGCCAGATGAACGAGCGCGATACCGAACAGGTGTCGCAGATGTTCGTCGAGCGCGGCTATACCATGACAGCGACCGACACGGACGCCGATGTCGTTTTGATCAATACCTGCTCCGTGCGGGATCAGGCCGAGCAGAAAGCGATGGGCAAGATGGGCATGGTGCGCCGCCGGCGCATCCCGCTCGTCACCGGCTTCATGGGCTGCATGGCGCAGAGCCGTGGCAGCGAGCTGGTGGATAAGGCCAAAGTCGATCTCGTCGTCGGCACGCAGAAGTACCACCGCGTCGTCGATTACGTGGATGAGATCATCCGTAAGAAGGAAGCCGCCCTCATGGACGACGAGCGCTTCTCCATCGTCGATGTCGAGGAGGAAGAGCAGTCGCAGAACACCATCCGCGACCACACGCTCAAAGAAAAACAAGCCAGCGCCTTCGTCAGCATCATGCAGGGCTGCAACATGAAGTGCACCTTCTGCATCGTCCCCTACACTCGCGGCGGCGAGCGTGGCCGTCCCATCGCCGACATCGTGGAGGAGGTGAAACGCCTCGCGGATCGCGGTGTGAAGGAAGTCACGCTGCTCGGCCAGATCGTCAATCTTTACGGCAGGCACGAATTCCCCGCTGTCGATGGCAAAAGCCCCTTCGTGCAGCTTTTGGAGGCCGTGCATGAGGTGCCCGGCATCCAGCGCATCCGCTTCACCAGCCCGCATCCCATCGGCTACAAAAGAGACCTCATCGAAGCCTTCACCTACCTGCCCAAGCTCGCCGAGCACGTCCACCTGCCCGTGCAAAGCGGCAGCGATGCCATCCTGAAGCGCATGCACCGGCCCTACACCGCCGCGAAGTTCACCGAGCTCGTCCAGCGCATCCGCTCCTCACGTCCCGACATCGCCGTGACCACCGATGTCATCGTCGGCTTCCCCGGCGAGACCGAAGAGAACTACCAAGATACCCGTAAACTCTTCGAAGACCTCCGTTTCGACAACGCCTTCGTCTTCCGCTACTCCAAACGCCGCGGCACCCCCGCCGCGGAGATGGAAGACGCCCTTCAAGTGCCTGAGAAGGTCAAAGAAGAGCGCAACCAGGACCTCCTTGGCCTCGTCAACAGCATCGCCCTGCCGATGTATGCCAAACTCATCGGTCAAGAGGTCGAAATCCTCTGCGAAGGCCCCAGCAAGACCAACGATACCCGCCTCACTGGCCGCACCGGCAGCAACCGCATCGTCGTCTTCGACGGCAATCCGTCACGCCACACCGGCGAGATCTTCAATGTGCGCATCACCGAGGCGGGGCACTTCACGCTATTTGGTGATCCAGTGCTGGCGGAGTGATTCGAAGGGACAATGTATAGACCTGAACCCATGAGGTGAAAGTTGAGGTAAAAACACCAACCCAACAGGTTGCTACATGCCCACTCTTTCACTCACCGACGACCGCAAATCCAATGCCCAAGGCGGACTTCACCTCATTGGCAAGCTATTAATCCGGCATCAAGACAGCACATCAAATCAGCCGGTTCTCCCTGCGTGGGAGGTAGCGCTATCAAAGTGCCTGATTAATAATTGAGTGTCAAAGCGGACTGCGACAAGCCTTCCCCTGTGGTCTGACCAAGCGCAGCGACCGTCTAAGCGATGCAGACATCTTCATTGCCCAATTCGGTCTGCTCACTCTAGGACGCACGCACAATAAAGACATCGCGTTGTTTCGCGCAGCCGATTCCACTCAGGACGAGCACTTAGCGCAGTGCCTGAGCCTTGCTCAGGTGACCAGCGAGGCGATCCTGCGTCAACGCATCAAGCTGGTAGACCGACTTTCAAAAAGAATTGTTATAACCAGAGTTTTGGGCGACACATGGATTGGGGAAGTGAAGGCTGATCAATCACAAAACCCTCACTAACATGCGTAAACGCGGAGTGGCTATCATGCCACAGGGCGAGAGCCACCGAAGTGGCAGCCGCTACACTGGGCATCAATCGAACCACCATCTACGATTGGCTTGCCCTTTATCGCAAGGGAGACTGGAGCGCCTTGGATTCGCATAAAGGTGGAGTTTCTCGCATCACCGACGAACTCGTGTGGAATGGCGTCAATAATCACGCGCTTGGCAAACTGCCGCACCACGACAAGCCGACCATGCGCAAGGCCGCCGGGTGCTACCTGCGCTCTCTGCAAAGCAGCCCATCATGTATTCGAGCGCTTTTCCAGAAGCCCGCGGTGCGTTACGCTGCCTAAACTAAGGTCTCTATTAAAACGCTCTCCTTTATAAAACTATTTTTCGTGTTCACGTTTGCGACAAACGATCCATTTCAAAAATTATCGAAGTGAGTCCTCTGATCAAGCGGCGCGGGCCTTTAGGCGGCCTGCTTTGGCCCCGGCTTCGTCTTTTTCCACGTAGCCATCACGCAGGCGGATGATGCGGGTGCAGCGCTCGACCATACGCTCGTCATGGGTGACGAAGACGAGGGTTTTGCCCTGCTGATTAAGTTCATCAAAGAGATCGAGGATTTCTTGGCCTGATTTGCTATCCAGATTCCCCGTGGCCTCATCGGCGAGGATGACGAGCGGGCTGTTGGAGAGAGCACGGGCGATGGCCACGCGCTGCTGTTGGCCGCCTGAGAGCTCTGTGGGCTTATGATGCAAGCGGTGTGCCAGCCCGACCTGGATCGCGAGCCGCTCGGCCGTTTCCAGCATGTCGGAGTCCTTTGCGCCGCCGTAGTACATGGGCACAGAGATGTTTTCCAAAACACTGAGCTGCTGGATGAGGTTGTAGCTCTGGAAGATGAAGCCGAGGTTGCGATTGCGGGCGGCAGAGAGGTCATCGTCATCGAGATGGGCCACATTTTGCCCGCCTAGGAAGTAATCACCGCTGGTCGGCTGATCCAGGCAGCCTAGCACATTGAGCAGTGTGGATTTACCGCAGCCGGAGGGGCCCATGATGCAGACGTACTCGCCGGGGAAGATGTCGATGCTCACTCCCTGGAGCACATGCTGCGTGGTATCGCCCATCTGATATTGCTTTCGGATGTCCGTGAGGCGGATGATGGGCTCTGGGGCAGATTCTGGCATGTGGGGCGGTGGAGTGGGCGATTATTCGTGGCGTAGGGCTTCGACGGGATTCATCATCGCAGCACGGCGTGCAGGGTAGATGCCAAAGGCCACGCCTGTGAGCACGGAGATGGAGAATGCGAGTGCGGGGGACCAGATTTTGATGATGGTCGTCACGCCCGCGAAGTGCTGCACCGCCATGGGGATGCCCAAACCGAGTACGACGCCGAGTACTCCGCCCACACCGGCCAAGAGCACCGTTTCGATGAGGAACTGCACCACGATGTCTACCTGCCGTGCACCGAGGGCGCGGCGGATACCGATCTCGCGTGTGCGCTCGGTCACGCTGGCGAGCATGATGTTCATGATGCCGATGCCGCCGACGAGCAATGAAATGGCGGCGATGCTGCCCAGCACGATGCTGAAGATCTGCTTGGTGCGCTCGGCCTGCTTCAGCAGCTCGACGGGGACGATGATGCGCCAATCCTCCTTTTTGTGATTGGCACGCATGATGTGGCGCACGGCCTCTGCGCGGCTTTCCACCTGATTGACGTCTTCCACGCGGATCACGGCTTCGTGGAACTCGACTTTCTCTGCCTCAAAGCTGCCGGTGCGGTAGCGGAAGACTGTTTCGCCGTATTGATCCATCAAGGTATCCGCCGGGATCATGATCTGCCCTGCGGAGCCACCACCACCATCCACACCCGAAATGGAGGTCTCATCCTGAATGACGCCGACGACATGGTAGTAAAAGCCTTTCACCCGTACCGACTTGCCCACTGGCGCAGAGAGCGGGAAGAGCTGCCGCGCCACCGTGTCATTCAGCACGCATACGGGCACGCGCTCACGCAGCTCTAGCTCGGTAAAAAAGCGACCATGTGTGATGGGGCGGTTACGCATCTCTGGATAGATCGGCAGCACGCCCATGATCTGCCCGTCGATGCTGCGATCCAGGTGCCAGATGTTTTCCGAGACGAAGCGACTGGGAACCACGATGGAGATCCCAGGCACCGTCTGCGTGATCTGTGTCACGTCTTTGCGCGTGATGCCGTATTCGCTGATGAGGCTGCGGCCTTGCGCCGTGCTCCCCTGCCCGTCTGGCGGCTTCACGCTTTGGAGAATGATGTTTTGGCTCCCGAGGCGGCGGATCTGCTCCTGCGCCTCATGGCTGGCCCCTTCACCGATGGCCAGCATCGCCACCACCGATGCCACACCGAAGACGACGCCCAGCGCTGTCAGAAATGAGCGCAGCTTATGCTGCCAGATCGTCTTCAGCCCGAGAGCGAGCGTGCGGCGTAGGTGCTGTGGTGAGGCGAGTAATCGCAGGATCGGGTGACGGGCCAGGAATGTCATTCGCGGGTCGCTGAGGAGGAAAAGTCTATGGCTAGAGCTTGGGGGGCTGTGGTTCGGTTTTGGAGGGGCAGAAAAAACGCCGCGCTACGGCTGGAACTTGCCCTCGAATGCGTGCGCAGCCATGATCGTTGCTGTGAAGTTCTTTTTCATCCCGTGCCTGCTCCTCATCCTCACTGCCTGTGAACGTGCCCCCACCACCACGCCGCAGCATGAGCCGCCACCTGTCATTCTGCCAGAGAGCGTGCGCCAGATCACACCGGCAGAGGCCACACAGCTCATCGCTAGCACGCCCGATCTCATCCTCATCGACGCACGACGCGTCTGGGAGATCCAGGAGCAGGGCCGACTACCGAAAGCTCAGAATATCGACTGGCTCAATGGTGAGGACTACGTCGTGAAAGAGGTCACGAAGCTCGACAAAACAAAGCCATATCTGGTCTTTTGCGCCATCGGAGCCCGATCCAAGCTGGTCCTGGAAAAAATGGTCCCACTGGGCTTTGAGCGCCTTTATTGGCTCAAAGGCGGCCTGAATGCCTGGATCGCCGATGGCCGCGCTGTCGAAAAATGACCTCCAACGGCTCCCCTGCCCTCCAAGTGGACAAAACACGTCCTATGCGCATGGATGATGCTATGACGATCTACCGCACTCTTTGCCTCCTCATGCTCTTCATGCCCCTGGCGTGCAGTTGGAAGACGAAATCGAAACCTGAGGAGAAAAAAGACAATCGCACCGGCCAGGCGCGGCTCATCGGAGTGGTCGATATGGTCAATCCCGAGCAGGGCTACGTGCTCATCAACTGCGAGCAGCGCCCCAATCTGCGCGATGGCACGGAACTCATCGCCTTGGACCATCTGGGCAATAAATCCAAACTCCTCGTCACCCCAGAGCACAAAGGCAACTACATCACCGCCGACATCAAAGAAGGGTCTCCCACTACGGGCTGCCTCGTACTGCAAAAAATCCGTGATTCGGACAAACTGCCCGATACAGCGCCAAAACCCGGCGAAACACCAGCCTCCACATCTAGCAGCTCCGTGGCCCCGATGCCCACGGAGCGGCCACCACCGATCCCAGAGATCATTTTCCCATCGCAGGGCGGCTCCACCGTGCCCACTGCACCACCGCCAGTTCCCTCATCCGGTGATGCCCTGCCTATGCCAATCCCGCTCGATCCACTGCCGCCCGCCATCGAGCCTCCGCCCGCTCCAGACCTCTCCAAACTCCCGCCTGTGATTCGATGATTTCCGAAAGCGAGGCTCTGCAACGCGTGCTCGCGGCTGTCACACCACTGGAAACAGAAAGTGTGGCGTTGGAGCATGCGCTGGATCGTTTTTCCTCCCGTGATCTCATCGCTACGGTGCCGATACCGGCCTTTGATCAGTCTGCGATGGACGGCTACGCCCTACTCGCCGCTGAATCACATGGCACTCAGCTCCGCATCATCGGTGAGCAGCCTGCTGGCCCAGACCGCGCTCTGAGCATTGAGCCCGGCTGCAGCGTCCGCATCTTCACCGGTGCGCCCATCCCCGCTGGCGCAGACGCCGTCATCATGCAGGAGGATGTGCAGCGAGATGCCGATCACATCATTTGCCAAGAGCCCGTCCACACTGGTGAAAACGTGCGACGTGCAGGCGCAGACCTCTGCGCAGGCCAAGTCGTGCTGCGGCGTGGTAGCAGGCTCACACCAGCGCGGCTCGCCCTAGCCGCCTCTCAAGGCCTCGCCCAGCTCGAAGTAAACCGTAAGCCGCGTGTGGCCATCCTGAGCACCGGCGATGAACTCATTGCCCCTGGCAGCGGTTCTTTGGCCCCAGGACAGATTTACAACACCAATGCCACGATGCTGCGCGGCCTCCTGCAACGTCACGGCATCACTCAAATCACCACGGAGCACTGCGCAGACGATTTGGATACCACCACCAGCACCCTGGGACGCCTCATCGCAGAAAATGATGTCGTGCTGCTCAGTGGAGGCGTGAGCGTGGGCGATCACGATCATGTCAAACCCGCGCTCACTCGCCTAGGCATGCCGCCACAGCTCTGGCGAGTGCGGGTGCGGCCAGGGAAGCCCTTTCTGCATGCCTATCGTGGCAGTCATCACATCCTGGGCCTGCCAGGCAATCCCGTCTCTGCCTATGTGACCTTCCAGCTTTTCGCACGCCCCGTTTTGATGCGGCTCATGGGTGCATCGGATGAAGCGCTCGCTCCGCGCATGCTGCGCATGCCTGTGATGAGCCCCTTCAGTAACGAGGGAGACCGCCCGCATTATTTACGCGGCAGCATCAGCTCCGCAGGCTTTCAGCGCAGCGGCCTGCAAGAAAGCCACGCCCTCCACGCCCTCGCCCACTCCGACGCCCTCCTCCGTCTCGAACCCGGCGAGTCCCTGAATCCCAGCGAGCTCGGGCAAGTGTGGATGATGGAGTGATGGAAAAGCTACTCCAACTGGAGCTTCGCCAGTGAGCTATACAGGCCGTCTTTTTTGCCGACGAGTTCATCGTGCGTGCCGCGCTCTAGGATGGCTCCGCCGGACATGACGAGGATCTGGTCGCAGCGGCGGACGGTGCTGAGGCGGTGGGCGATGATGATGCTGGTGCGGTTTTCCATGAGCTTGTCGAGGGCGTCTTGGACGAGGCGCTCGCTTTCGGCGTCGAGGCTGCTGGTGGCTTCATCGAGGATCAAAATGGCCGGATCAGCGAGGATGGCGCGTGCGATGGCGATGCGCTGACGCTGGCCGCCACTGAGCTGGGTGCCGCGGTCGCCGACGATGGTAGCGTAGCCTTCAGGGAGCTGGGCGATGAAGTCGTGGGCGTTGGCTTTTTTCGCGGCGGCGATGACTTCGTCCTGCGTAGCTTCGGGTTTGCCATAGGCGATGTTTTCCTGGATGCTGCCGCCAAAGAGCAGCACCTCCTGTGGCACGAGGGCGAGGTTTCGCCGCAGGGTGGTGAGCGACATGTCGCGAATGGGCTGGCCGTCGATGCGGATTTCTCCCTCCGTGGGATTGTAGAAGCGGAAGAGCAGCGAGATACTGGTGGATTTGCCGCTGCCGCTGGGGCCGACGAGGGCGATGCGCTGCCCGGCTTTGGCGTGGAGGTCAAAATCACGCAGCACGGTGACGTCTGGCCGTGTGGGATAGACGAAGCGGATGCCCTGCATGTCGATTTCGCCTTTGAAGCGGTGTGCGGGCTTGGTATCGGCCTCTACGGGCTCGGTTTCATCGTGGAGGAGCTCGCGCACGCGCTCTGTGGCACCGAGGGCACGCTGGAGCTGGGTGATGAGCTCGGGGAACTGCATGAAGGAGGCGGCGATCATGCCGCTGAGGCCGGCGAACTGGGTGAGCTCGTCGCGGTCGATCTCGCCCCGGTCGAGCATGCGCATGGCGAACCACGTGACGAGGATGAGGGCGACGCTGAAGGCGAAGATGATGAAGGCGATGAAGCTGGCACGCGGCGCGGCGGCGCGGATGACGGTGCGGAGGTATTCGCCGAGGTTTTTGTCGTAGCGGGCGATCTCGTGGGCCTCATTGCGGAAGGCTTTGACGCTGACGATGCTTTGCAGTGACTCTTCGACGACGACCTGCGTGGCAGCGAGATTGTCCTGGGCTTTGCGCGTGAGCTTGCGGATGCGGGCACCAAAGATGGCGATGAGCACGATGACGACCGGGATGGTGCCGACCATGAAGAGCGAAAGCTTCACGCTCATTTTCAAAATGAAGACGAGGCAGATGGTGAGCATGACCGTGTGCCGGATGAGCATGGGGATGGTGACGACGAGAGTCTCCCTCATGGCCTCCACGTCATTGGCGAGGCGGGAAGCCAGCTCCCCGACACGGCGTGCATTCAGCGTGCCCATCGGCAGGCGGATGATCTTGCCAAAGGTGTCGAGCCGCAGCGCCGCGAGGGCTCGCTCGGAGGCTTTGGCGAATAAAAGAATGCGCCAGAAGGCAATGAAGGCCTGCACGGCGACGAGACCGACGAGGAAGTAGCAGGTTTCGGTCAGCGTGGTCATCCACTCCGGTCCGGTGGCACCACCGAGGCCTTTTCCGGCCAATGCGGCAAGTTCTTTGATGAAGAGCACGGTCAGCCCACCGGTAATCGCGAGGGCGATGAGTGCGGGGATGAAGACATTGAAGTGCGGACGCAGGTAATGCAGGAAAAAGCCTGCGTCACGCCAGGCGGAGCTGTCCCAGAGTTTTTTGCTGGCGCGGTCGGAGGCGGGCGTGGGGCGTTTGGGCATGGGGGAGAAGCGAAGGGCTAAGAGCGGAGAGCGAAGTGTGGATGCAGCTCAGCCATCAGCAAGGGAAGCTCGTGGGCCTGCTCGATTGACGATTGAAGAACATTCGATTGTTGGTTGTTGAGGGAATGATCCTCACTCAACCCGCACGGTGGCCCTCAGGGTGGGTTTGTCAGTGAGCTCTAGGACGGCTAGGGATTCGGCGTCGTCGGGATGGCGATGGGAGGCGGTGAGGAAAAGGCTGCGACCAGCGGCTTGGAGGCGGAAGTTCACACCGAGTTGGCTGTTGCCATTGCCCATCGCCCATTCGTGATCGTAGAGGTAGGCACGAGGGAGGGCGATGGTGAGGGTGCGCTTGCGATCGGGGGTGCTGGCGAGCTTGGCTGTGATGTCTTTGGTGTCGTAGTTGGCGGCGTAGCCTGTGCCAAAGGCCCACACAGCAATTTTTTCGATCTGGGCTAGACCGTCACCTGCTTTGCCATGGAGATGGATGGCAGCGGTGGCTCCTGGGGTTAGCCGCTGGCCGTAACGACGTGCGTCGATGTTGATGAATGCATCGTAGGCATGTCCGGTGTCGCGGTCATCGCTCAGTTCGAGACCGGTTAGATCACAAATGAGGAACAGCTTTTGCCCATCCGCATCGAATTGGAGCGTTGCAGCGCTAGATTGGCCATCAGCGGCACTGAGGGGCACTTTTTGCTTCAGACCGATGTTGCGTAAAATTTCGAGGTGGCGGCTAAAAACGTGTTTTTGGCCTTCGATGTCGATTTGGAGGCCTAGAGGCACTTTTTGACGAAATGGCGTCTCTTTGCTGATGGCGAGATCGAGCTTCACTGCGGGGGAATCGGCTGCTCCAGGGTCGAGTGAGAGGCTACCACTGCTTTTTTGCCCGAGGCAGGTGAGCTCCCATGCTGCATTGATTTTTTCAGCACGACTGTTGGTGATTTGCAGGCCGGGGGTGAAGGCTCCTTCATGATTAAAACTGGTCGGTGAAGTCCAGGAGACGCCAGGCGTGGGCTGAGGCAGTGTGACATCATGGATGCGTGCTTTTCCGTCTGATGTGATGAGCAAAGGCAATCGGAGCGGGCCATCTGCGGATGAAGCTGAAGCTGTGTCTGTGTGGACATAGGTGATGGGCAGTGTCTGGCTTTTGCCCGCAGGCACGTCCACTTCTGGACTGACCTCGCGTGGCAACCAGTCTGAGGTGACAAGGGGTAGCACAGTGAGGTGTAGTGGGGTGCTCGCGGTGCTGCTGAGCTCCAAATTGACGGCGAGTTTGTCAGGCGCAGTGGTTTTGCTACCGAGACTGCGGATGCTCCACAGAGCTGGTGGCGGACCATCGAGCACATCCTGGAAGAGGATCTCCCCGAGTGAGGTGTGTAGAGCATTGTCTGCTACGCTGAGGGTGCCGACAGGTTCTACACTGAGGCGGGACTGGTAGTGCCGCACGAGCACGGGGAAGCTCTGCGTGGCGGTTTGCAGTGCAGGAGGTGGCGCGATGAGGCGGGTGAGATCTCCTAGATCCGAGAAGAGTACTTTTTCTGTGAGGCAGAGATCATGCAGCAGGCTGCTGACTCCGCGTGTGCGAGCTAGTGTGGCTTCGGCTGGATCGGCCGCCTGGAGCATCGGTCCGGCGACGATCACTTCGATGCCGTGCTTTTTCGCGAGGGCGAAGACGTCACGTAATCCGCTTTCGACACTGGCGAGCGGTGTGCCGCTCCATCCATCCTCCATACCGAGGGCGATGAGCACTAGATCCGGTGTGGCTTGGAGGCCTTCACTCATGAGCGCAGCCTCTGCCTGCACCATGCTGCTGGCGAGCACGGGCTGCATGATGATTTCCGGACCGATGACTGGCTGGTCTTTGGCCTGGAGGCCTGCGCTGGGCCGGATGAGCCTGACGCCGCCCGTATAGTAGAATTTAGCCGCTAGCAGCCGTGCGAATTCACAGGGGAAACTCTGGAGCAAGGGGTCTGCGACGGATTGAGCTCCCTGGAGGCTCCTATCCCCCAAAACAACGCAGTGGACTCGCTGACGACGACTGAGCTTGAGGTAGGTGCGCGGCAGATACTGCTGGAGCCGCTCACGCTGCGCCTCGGAGAGCTGATAATAATGCTGCGGGGAGATGGATGCCGAAGGGAGCTCTTTTTCTGCATTTAGCGCCGCTGACTGGAGGACGGCGAGTGGCGGCTTGGCCGTATCCGCACCGGTTTTATCCACCGCTGTCTGCGCTGAGGCGGTGGCGGCAGAGAATAATGCTAACAGTGTGCGGATGCGGGAGGAAACCATGCGCAGCTTATGTGCCGAGCACCAGAGTCATTTCCAGTGCGAAATACGTGCGGGAATGGAGACTCCTGGCCTATGGCTGGCGATCACTCCCACACTAGGGATGCCGCGTTTTGCTCACAGC belongs to Verrucomicrobiaceae bacterium and includes:
- a CDS encoding rhodanese-like domain-containing protein, which gives rise to MKFFFIPCLLLILTACERAPTTTPQHEPPPVILPESVRQITPAEATQLIASTPDLILIDARRVWEIQEQGRLPKAQNIDWLNGEDYVVKEVTKLDKTKPYLVFCAIGARSKLVLEKMVPLGFERLYWLKGGLNAWIADGRAVEK
- a CDS encoding ATP-binding cassette domain-containing protein — protein: MPKRPTPASDRASKKLWDSSAWRDAGFFLHYLRPHFNVFIPALIALAITGGLTVLFIKELAALAGKGLGGATGPEWMTTLTETCYFLVGLVAVQAFIAFWRILLFAKASERALAALRLDTFGKIIRLPMGTLNARRVGELASRLANDVEAMRETLVVTIPMLIRHTVMLTICLVFILKMSVKLSLFMVGTIPVVIVLIAIFGARIRKLTRKAQDNLAATQVVVEESLQSIVSVKAFRNEAHEIARYDKNLGEYLRTVIRAAAPRASFIAFIIFAFSVALILVTWFAMRMLDRGEIDRDELTQFAGLSGMIAASFMQFPELITQLQRALGATERVRELLHDETEPVEADTKPAHRFKGEIDMQGIRFVYPTRPDVTVLRDFDLHAKAGQRIALVGPSGSGKSTSISLLFRFYNPTEGEIRIDGQPIRDMSLTTLRRNLALVPQEVLLFGGSIQENIAYGKPEATQDEVIAAAKKANAHDFIAQLPEGYATIVGDRGTQLSGGQRQRIAIARAILADPAILILDEATSSLDAESERLVQDALDKLMENRTSIIIAHRLSTVRRCDQILVMSGGAILERGTHDELVGKKDGLYSSLAKLQLE
- a CDS encoding ABC transporter ATP-binding protein, which translates into the protein MIRLTDIRKQYQMGDTTQHVLQGVSIDIFPGEYVCIMGPSGCGKSTLLNVLGCLDQPTSGDYFLGGQNVAHLDDDDLSAARNRNLGFIFQSYNLIQQLSVLENISVPMYYGGAKDSDMLETAERLAIQVGLAHRLHHKPTELSGGQQQRVAIARALSNSPLVILADEATGNLDSKSGQEILDLFDELNQQGKTLVFVTHDERMVERCTRIIRLRDGYVEKDEAGAKAGRLKARAA
- the miaB gene encoding tRNA (N6-isopentenyl adenosine(37)-C2)-methylthiotransferase MiaB gives rise to the protein MPRVHIKTYGCQMNERDTEQVSQMFVERGYTMTATDTDADVVLINTCSVRDQAEQKAMGKMGMVRRRRIPLVTGFMGCMAQSRGSELVDKAKVDLVVGTQKYHRVVDYVDEIIRKKEAALMDDERFSIVDVEEEEQSQNTIRDHTLKEKQASAFVSIMQGCNMKCTFCIVPYTRGGERGRPIADIVEEVKRLADRGVKEVTLLGQIVNLYGRHEFPAVDGKSPFVQLLEAVHEVPGIQRIRFTSPHPIGYKRDLIEAFTYLPKLAEHVHLPVQSGSDAILKRMHRPYTAAKFTELVQRIRSSRPDIAVTTDVIVGFPGETEENYQDTRKLFEDLRFDNAFVFRYSKRRGTPAAEMEDALQVPEKVKEERNQDLLGLVNSIALPMYAKLIGQEVEILCEGPSKTNDTRLTGRTGSNRIVVFDGNPSRHTGEIFNVRITEAGHFTLFGDPVLAE
- a CDS encoding helix-turn-helix domain-containing protein — its product is MAAATLGINRTTIYDWLALYRKGDWSALDSHKGGVSRITDELVWNGVNNHALGKLPHHDKPTMRKAAGCYLRSLQSSPSCIRALFQKPAVRYAA
- a CDS encoding molybdopterin molybdotransferase MoeA; protein product: MISESEALQRVLAAVTPLETESVALEHALDRFSSRDLIATVPIPAFDQSAMDGYALLAAESHGTQLRIIGEQPAGPDRALSIEPGCSVRIFTGAPIPAGADAVIMQEDVQRDADHIICQEPVHTGENVRRAGADLCAGQVVLRRGSRLTPARLALAASQGLAQLEVNRKPRVAILSTGDELIAPGSGSLAPGQIYNTNATMLRGLLQRHGITQITTEHCADDLDTTTSTLGRLIAENDVVLLSGGVSVGDHDHVKPALTRLGMPPQLWRVRVRPGKPFLHAYRGSHHILGLPGNPVSAYVTFQLFARPVLMRLMGASDEALAPRMLRMPVMSPFSNEGDRPHYLRGSISSAGFQRSGLQESHALHALAHSDALLRLEPGESLNPSELGQVWMME
- a CDS encoding ABC transporter permease, which gives rise to MTFLARHPILRLLASPQHLRRTLALGLKTIWQHKLRSFLTALGVVFGVASVVAMLAIGEGASHEAQEQIRRLGSQNIILQSVKPPDGQGSTAQGRSLISEYGITRKDVTQITQTVPGISIVVPSRFVSENIWHLDRSIDGQIMGVLPIYPEMRNRPITHGRFFTELELRERVPVCVLNDTVARQLFPLSAPVGKSVRVKGFYYHVVGVIQDETSISGVDGGGGSAGQIMIPADTLMDQYGETVFRYRTGSFEAEKVEFHEAVIRVEDVNQVESRAEAVRHIMRANHKKEDWRIIVPVELLKQAERTKQIFSIVLGSIAAISLLVGGIGIMNIMLASVTERTREIGIRRALGARQVDIVVQFLIETVLLAGVGGVLGVVLGLGIPMAVQHFAGVTTIIKIWSPALAFSISVLTGVAFGIYPARRAAMMNPVEALRHE